From the Gadus chalcogrammus isolate NIFS_2021 chromosome 15, NIFS_Gcha_1.0, whole genome shotgun sequence genome, one window contains:
- the znf503 gene encoding zinc finger protein 503, producing MITSPSVSALKNSRISLAWESGLLRNSSSSGIKKPFLHSVPAADPSRQARRLPIKVLKMLTARSGHILHPEYLQPLPSTPVSPIELDAKKSPLALLAQTCSQIGKPDPPPSSKLSSVTSNGSSDKESKSGPLKLSDIGVDDKSSFKPYSKPSDKKDSNGSGGDKSGFRVPSATCQPFTPRTGSPNSSTSASPMPSEGKCGDRDDKKDSDCNNKNDSTDGRGSTGHSRISVSCGGINVEVNQHQDSCAAGSKTSCSDSSSVTSVSSASVLGSGLVAPVSPYKPGQTVFPLPPAGMSYHGSLAGAYAGYPQHFLPHGGSLVNAQLSSLGCSKAGSSPMAGASPPSIMSASLCRDPYCLSYHCASHLAGAASASCTHESAAAAAAANVLKSGYPLMYPTHPLHGVHSSAPSFSGHPLYPYGFMLPNDPLPHVCNWVSANGPCDKRFPSSEELLNHLRTHTAFTGAEKLMSGYPSSSSLASAAAAAMACHMHMPQSGGPGSPGTLSLRSPHHTLGLSGRYHPYSKSPLPQPGGPVPVPAATGPYYSPYALYGQRLTTASALGYQ from the exons ATGATCACATCGCCTTCAGTGTCTGCCCTGAAAAATAGTCGTATTTCTTTAGCCTGGGAGAGCGGTCTCTTACGGAATAGTAGCTCTTCGGGTATTAAGAAGCCCTTTCTCCACTCCGTACCAGCGGCTGATCCATCACGGCAAGCTAGGCGACTTCCCATCAAGGTTTTGAAAATGCTTACCGCCCGGTCTGGACACATTCTGCACCCAGAGTATCTGCAGCCTTTGCCTTCCACTCCGGTTAGCCCCATTGAG CTGGATGCCAAGAAAAGCCCGTTGGCGCTGCTGGCGCAGACCTGCTCTCAGATCGGCAAACCGGACCCTCCGCCCTCGTCCAAACTATCCTCGGTGACATCGAATGGATCTAGTGACAAGGAATCTAAATCTGGGCCTTTGAAACTGAGTGACATCGGTGTGGATGACAAATCTAGCTTCAAACCGTACTCCAAACCCTCTGATAAGAAGGACTCAAACGGCTCCGGCGGAGACAAGTCTGGTTTCCGAGTGCCGAGCGCCACCTGCCAGCCGTTCACGCCAAGGACAGGCAGCCCCAACTCGAGCACGTCCGCGTCTCCCATGCCGTCAGAGGGAAAGTGTGGAGACCGGGATGACAAAAAGGACTCAGACTGTAACAATAAAAACGACTCGACAGACGGCCGAGGATCCACGGGCCACAGCCGGATAAGCGTGAGCTGTGGTGGAATTAACGTGGAGGTGAACCAGCACCAGGACAGCTGCGCGGCCGGCTCCAAGACCTCTTGCTCGGACTCATCTTCTGTAACTTCCGTGTCCTCCGCATCGGTTCTCGGCTCGGGACTCGTGGCACCGGTTTCTCCGTACAAGCCGGGACAGACTGTTTTCCCGTTGCCCCCAGCCGGTATGTCTTACCACGGGAGTTTGGCGGGCGCGTACGCCGGTTATCCGCAGCACTTCCTCCCGCACGGTGGGAGTCTGGTGAACGCGCAGCTCAGCTCACTGGGCTGCAGTAAGGCTGGATCTAGCCCCATGGCCGGGGCCTCTCCCCCGTCAATCATGTCTGCGAGCCTGTGCAGAGACCCTTACTGCCTCAGCTACCATTGTGCCAGTCACCTCGCGGGCGCAGCGAGTGCGTCCTGCACGCACGAATCTGCAGCAGCCGCAGCGGCAGCGAACGTCCTGAAGTCCGGCTACCCGCTGATGTATCCAACGCACCCCCTGCACGGGGTCCACTCCTCGGCGCCCTCGTTCAGTGGACATCCACTGTACCCGTACGGGTTCATGCTGCCCAACGACCCTCTCCCCCACGTCTGTAACTGGGTGTCGGCCAACGGGCCCTGTGACAAGCGGTTCCCCAGCTCAGAGGAGCTCCTGAACcacctgaggacacacacgGCTTTCACGGGAGCCGAGAAGTTGATGTCTGGCTACCCCAGCTCTTCGTCTTTGGCCAGTGCCGCCGCGGCGGCGATGGCTTGCCATATGCACATGCCCCAGTCGGGAGGGCCTGGGAGCCCGGGGACGCTGTCCCTCCGGAGCCCACATCACACGTTGGGACTCAGTGGTCGTTACCACCCGTACTCCAAAAGCCCTCTGCCCCAGCCGGGGGGCCCTGTCCCCGTGCCGGCAGCCACTGGCCCCTACTACTCTCCCTATGCACTGTACGGCCAGAGACTGACAACAGCATCAGCGCTTGGATAccagtga